AAGATATAAAAAAACAGATTTTCGAAGATCAGGCGAATAGCACTGCAGAAAAAATTGTGCAACTAGCTAATTTGGATAAAGCATATCAAATTGTGGTTACTGAATTGGTAGGTAGTAACTAGATCGCAATAAAACACCCCTGACCTTAATGTGTCAGGGGCGTTACTATGTTATAAAGAATCTTTAATCACACGCTTGTAATTCAATACGGAAAGTAAGCCAAATATAGAATATAGTGCCGTATAGATGAACATCACAATAATCGTGGGCGCCAGCATTTCAGTACCGAATAAGAACCAGCCAGATTTCACCGCGAAATAGCTGTGGAAGAGACCAACGACTAACGGAATACCGAAATTAAATAGCTGCTTTCGTTGAACCCCTTTTAGCAAATCTGTTTGTGTATAGCCCAGTTTACGAAGAATAGTGTAGTTCGATTTTTCATCTTCACTTTCGTCCATTTGTTTAAAGTATAAGATGCAGCCAGAAGTGACAAGGAAAGCAAGGCCGAGGAATCCTACAATAAACATCATCATACCTGCGCCTTGCATTTGTTTTGTTCTTTCCTCAAACTTCGATTCATGTCCTGCCCAGTCGTTTATTCCCAACACATTAAATATATCATTCGCTTTTTCTAGATCGTCTTCATTCTCGATATCCACTCCATGATACTTAGTGAATTCCGATGTTATGGAAGGATCTTTATCTTCATTCATTTTCCTAAATACTTGAACATCTACTACCGCGACGACAAAAGCATAGGTCACACGCGTCGGAAGAACGGCTACCTTTTCTGTCCCTTTTAGTGTCAGATCATATATATGTTCTGTGCCTCGAAATACGACTTGCTGATTCGCTTGGAATTTCATGAAGTTTTGCGTCAAACTATCGGAGTTGACGAAGAGCACTTCCTTTTCTGCTACGTCTATCTCCGACAATCCCTCATCACTAATGACAATCATTTCTGTTTCGGTATAACTCACATCTTGACTATCCCCACCCGGAATAGATAGAACTCTCGATAAATCAACAGGTGTAGTCAATAGATCAATAGCTGTCTCTGTATAGGCAATGCTTTCACTTTCAAGTGCCTGTGTAAATTCCATTGCACGTGTAGTATCAGGAATAGTAAAGTCGGCCGGAATAGTTCGCTCTACTGACTTCTCTACTGAGTAGTATGATATATAACTTAACGACAGTAACGCTATGGATAGCGCAGATAATGAAGTAATAATCATTAATAAAAATGAATTCGATTTCATTCGAAACATAATTGAAGAGAGAGACAGCACGTCGTTAACGTTCAGATATCCTCCTTTACGTTTACGAATCAAGTTAAAGATAAAGCTAACGGAGCCTTTATAGAACAAATATGTTCCCATGACGACAGAAGCTAGTATGATAATCATCACCAGAAATAGCTGATCGCCTAGGAACACACTACTAAATAATCGGGATGATAAATAATAGCCGAATACAATGAGTAGAATACCGAACACACCGACAACCGCCTGGAATATTGTCATCTTTTTGACCCGCTGTTGCGTCACAGTTGTTACACGGAACAAAGATAATATACTTTGCCGTTTAATGAATAGCGCATTCATGATCAAAATTAATACAAAGATTGCCGCAAATACAATCAGTGTCCGAACCAAAGCTTCTGATGAGAAACGTAAAGTTGCAATATCCGTTACACCAGTGACCTTAAATAGAATAAGCATGAGTAATCGTGACATCGAAAATCCTAAGAGTATCCCTATAACGAGAGAGCCGATATATAACACGAAATTCTCTACACTTAAAATACGGAAAACGGTTCCTTTCGTCATCCCGATCAATTGGAATAATCCTATCTCCTTACTGCGTCGTTTAATGAATAGATTGTTAGCATATAGCAAGAATACAGACACGATCACAATTAGAAAAACTGAACCTGTTTTAATAGCTGCAGCACCTTTCACTCCTCCTGTTGCATCGTCCAATGCTGGATCGAATTGCAGCGTGACAAATGAAAAATACAAACCTACGCTAAAAACCAAAGCAAAGATATACACATAATAATGCTTGATATTTTTCTTGATATTGCGGAAAATCAGCTGATTAAGCGTCATGTTGCACACCACCCAACACACCTTGCGTTTTGATGATGTCATTAAAAAATTCGTTACGCGTTTGGTCTCCTTTATTCAGTTGCGTGTAGATTTGTCCATCTTTGATGAACACTACACGCTCACTAAAACTTGCGGCGAGAGGATCATGAGTAACCATGACGATAGAAGCATTTCTCTTCATATTGAGATCACTTAGTTTGTTCAACAAATCGGATGCTGCTTTTGAGTCAAGAGCGCCTGTTGGTTCATCCGCAAAAATGATGCTCGGATCATGGATAAATGCTCGTGCGGCAGACGTTCTTTGCTTTTGACCACCTGAAATTTCATTTGGATATTTAGTAGCAATTTCGGAAATACCCAATTCCTCCGCCACTGCAAGGAATTTTTCATTGGCTAGTTTTCTTGATACTTTCTGCACCGATAGTGGAAGCAGTATGTTTTCTTTTACTGTTAACGTATCGAGTAGGTTATAGTCCTGAAAGATGAAGCCCAAATGACGTTTTCGGAATTCCGCCATTTGCTTTTCTTTCATATCGTTGAGGTTCTGCCCTTCTATACTGATCGTTCCCTGGCTAACGCGATCAATGGATGAAAGGACGTTCAGGAGAGTTGTTTTCCCCGATCCCGATGCCCCCATAATGCTGACGAATTCACCTTTTTGTACTTCAAGGTCCAACGCGCGTAACACTTCCTGTTTATTGAATTTATTGCCGTATGTTTTATAGATTTTCGTTGCTTGTAAAATTACCATATCCATCACTCCTTGTGTATTCTATCTTAATCAATGTACAAATTTTTCTCCTGTCTTTGATATGACAATTAGAAAAAGCATGTGACGATACTGTCACATGCTTTTACATACGCGCTATACGTATCATTTCGTTTTCTTTTGCAAAGATCAAAGAGAACCGCGTACCTTTTCCTACTGTTGACTCTACTTTAATTGTAATCAAGAGAGATTCTGCTACTTGTTTTGCTAAGTACAGCCCCATTCCTGTAGCCGCATGATTTTGATGGTTTGCTGTTCCAGTGAAGCCTTTATCGAAAATACGAGATACGTCTCTTGGCGCAATGCCCTGCCCAAAATCTTCAATCGATAACGTGGTGATGCCGTTCTGGCTAGTACACCGAATACGTATGTCCGAATCCTCACTGTATTTCACTGCATTCGTCAGTAATTGTCTACTAATGAAGCCAAGCCATTTGGCATCGGTCAGTACGTCTATTGTTTCCAATGATACATCAAAACCGATTCGTTTTTGCATACACCATTGCTTTAATGATTTTATCTCCTGAAATAGCAACTTCTGTACATCGACTTTTTCGATATACAAATCATTCTGGATGAATGGAATACGCTTTTGATGAAGTTGCTGATCCAGTAGCAAATGAATGCGAAGCCACTCATACATCAACTGTGAACGAAGCGCAGGATCTTCCGTACGTTCGATCATTAATTGCAACGTCGTCAAGGGCGTTTTCACTTCATGTATCCAATTCAATATGTCATCTTTTTCTTGCTCTAGATCGGTTTGCAATTTATCCAACTGGTTTTTATACACTTGAATTTGTTCGGAAATTTTTTCGTGAGTAATTGTTTCAAAAGGACTGTTAGCTTCAGGTATTGTAGTCAGATCGAATGATGGCTCTACTGAATGGATGTGTTTATAGTATTTTGTTTCTTTTCCATAACGTGCAACGATAAATAGAACGAAAGATAAAACGGAAATGAATGCTATATAGACAGTAGACGTAAATGGAACGCTCGTGTCTAAATAGCCCATTGCTAGAACGAGTAGTTGCAAGAAGAGGAAGAACAGTATCCAACTCACACGTTCTTTTAGAAATATTCGTATCATAATTGCTTTTCCTTTGCCATATACCCTTGCCCCACTTTTGTTTCGATCACATCTACCAAGCCAATCTCCGCGATCCGTTTACGTAAACGGTTGACGTTAACCGTCAGCGTATTATCACTAACAAAACGTTCATCATCCCAAAGACTTGTGATGATTTCTTCCCTTGATACGATTTCATTCTTTCTTTTTATTAATATTTTTAGAATGTATATTTCATTTTTCGTCAACTCAATAGTCCCGTTCTCATTAGTGAGCGTACCTTTCACAAAATCCACAGCGGCATCACACCACGTTTTCACTTCTAAAGTCTGATCGATACTATAGTTATACACACGGCGTAATATTGCTTGAATCTTTGCGATCAATACGTCAAAGTGAAACGGCTTTTGAACGAAATCATCAGCTCCGAGTTGCATCGACATCACTATATCAGTCGGATGATCCCGTGAAGATAGAAAAATAATTGGGACATTCGAATGCGTTCGAATCATCCGGCACCAATGGAATCCATCGAACTTTGGTAATTGAATATCGATTATTACAAGATCCGGTTTGATTTCCGTGAATTCTTGCAGTACGTTTCCAAAATCTCGGATCCCCTCCACTGAGTAAGACCATTGCGTTAAACGTTCTTTTATTTCCTCAAATAATGTTTGATCATCTTCGATTAGCATAATTGTAAACACTGAACTCACCACACTTTTCTTCATTGCTATTAGTTTATCCTATATACGGTCAGAATCAAAACAGCGTACAAGTGAAAGTACATCACTTGTACGCTGTCTTAATTTCTATTTCAAATAAAATAACCCACCACTTACTACTTCTACCGTAATCCGTGGCTTAAAACGTTCTTCCATGGCCTGCTTCTCCATCTCGTAACATTCAGGTTTAGGTTCTTGTCCCTCGTAGAAATAATCTAATACCGCTTGATCTTTCCTCCATCGCTTTTCTGCTTCCTCCACCCATGTCAGGTCTTCGTCTTCAATTATTTGAGAAATTACAGCATCCAATCGATCAAGCGCGCGAATAGGTGTGATGATATAAGGCAAATGAAATACTTGTTCAGATGACTGATCGGACAAATCCCGCATACTAACAGTCTCATGGAACTCTTTTATGACTGCCCCTGTCATCAAATTCATACCTACTGAATACAGTATCTCTTTTGTTTGATGACTGGTAAATGATACTTTATAATTGACACCGATCCAGGGAGTCAATATCAGTTGATCGCTAGTACCCTCCTCTGTACGTTCATACATTTTCACATATTGTCCCATTTCCTTAGTTACTTGAAATAATTGATGTAGCCGCGGAGATCCAAGGTGGATTACTTCCCCCTTCATTCCGTTTTGCAACTGTTGCATATCTGTAATTAACGTGAGCTGTGCGGGATTTGGTACTTCATTTACGCTTTCTATATACCTCCAATAAAAAGGACGGTTCATAATTCTTTTATCCATATCGATGGTCAACTGTACAGTTAGATAATGTTCGTTTCCATGAAGTATCTCACAGTCATTCTCCGTGAAAAATTTGTGAAGATACGTATGGATTTCCGTTGAATGCATTCATTTTCCTCCTCACATAGACCGTTCTTTCATTTCCAAAATATCATCTAATTCGCCCACTACTTGTTCAAATGTTTCAATCTTTCCTTGCAAAACATTCATCACATGATCATCAATCGTTTCTTTCACAGCCAGATTATAAATCTGTACATCGTGCTCTTGTCCTAATCGATGCACACGACCAATTCGCTGTTCTAACTTCATTGGGTTCCAAGGGAGATCGTAATTGATGACGTGATGGCAAAATTGCAAGTTAATTCCTTCTGCTCCAGACTCTGTTGCGATCAGCACTTGTGCTTGTTGCTTGAACAAATGCTTAATCCATTCACGGCTACTCTTGCTTAGCTTGCCATTGAAAATAACATTCGATATTCCATTTTCATACAGATAATCACTTAGATACAACTGTGTCATCCGATACTCAGTAAAAATAATTACTTTTTCATTCGCTTGTTTAATCAATTCCGTTGCCTTTTTAGCTTTTGAATGAATCGATAATTTCTCCAATTGTCTAATGACTTCTTCCACATGTGTAATTTCATCAACCTGTTTACATTCCGGCAATAACTTCCTCAATGTACCGATTGTCGCCTCGGGGCTACTACACATTTCCCTTTGTAATGTCATCGTAGAAAATGCACCTGAAAATACCGGTGATATTTGTTTCAGGTTGGATATGGCTGTGTAGGCTTGTCTTTCATAGTTTGTGAATGTGATTGGAACTGTATGAACTTTCCGCGTGGACCATTCTACACCCGTGTCTTGCCGCCTGTTTCGTACCATAACTTGGCTGACTAGTTCTTTTAAATAACTATCCCGTTCTTCATCACGATTTTTAGCAGAAAATACGGATGAAAACTCGTCATAGTTTCCTAAGTGACCTTGTTTGAGTAACGTCACTAGATAAAACAATTCAAACGTATCATTTTGAATCGGTGTAGCTGTAAGCAATAAACAAAATTTCTTTTTCAAACTTTGTACAAATTCATAGCTAATGGTCTTATGATTTTTTAACTTATGCGCTTCATCTACAATAATCAAATCATAGTCTTGCGCTACGATTTTCTCTTTATGCGGACTACGTTTGGCTGTATCCATACTCATGACGACTACGTCCACATAATCAAGCTCGTAATTCTTTTTGTACAGCAGCGCAGGGATGTGGAATTTTGTATACAACTCTTCCACCCATTGATTAACGAGCGAAGCAGGTACTAGAATTAGCACTTTTTTCACAAGGCCTCGCAGCAAGTATTCCTTAATGATGAGACCTGCTTCAATGGTTTTACCGAGCCCAACTTCATCTGCTAAAATCGCTTTGCCATTCATCTGTTCAATCACTCGTTCAGCCGCCTCTATTTGATGGGGTAACGGTTTTACGTTTGGTAAGTAAGCAAGTGACTGCAATCCAGTAAAATCTGTTATTAAATTATTTTTTGTGATGGCATAGCTCAAGTTATACAGAACTGAATTATTCCATGGTTCATGGTTTTCAAGTCGTTGAATAAATCCTTCTTTCCAAGAAGACGATCTTTCAATTAGCAATCCAATCACCTCAACTAGCTTATATGTTTTGATTAGAATACCCAGAATAGAAAATATTATGATAAGCAAAAAAGACCCTCCAGATGCTGAAGGGTTTTAGTTCTGGTATTTATCAGATTTCAAAAGCAATAAAGCTACCATTATCGGCAAAATCGGTTATATGAAGTACTCGGTCTGAAAATGATTCTGCGATCGTCGTATCTTTCCCGAGTGCTAATGTGAGCACATTGAATTCTTTTTGTTTTTTCTTCTCATTGAATTCAGTAAGAAAACTATCGCTAATTTCATCTTCTCCATCACTAACAAAAATAATATCCGCATGTTTGAAAGTGCTATCTTCCAGCACTTCAAGAGCTCCTTGCAGTGATAGTGTAAAGTCGGTTCCGCCACCTAAATATGTTCTGGCAAGTCGTGCAAGTTCATTTGAAGTGATATTCCCTTTAGTGAACACTTCTTTTTGAATGATTGTAGAAAATAATAGAACGCATAGATCCCGGCGTTGTTTCTTGGCGATTGATAGAAGCGCCAAGATGAATCCTTTTGACTGATTATCAAGCAACTTCATACTTCCTGATTGGTCCAGGCAAAAGATAATGGGGCCTTTGCCAAGATTCTCTCGCTTCTTCTGTTCAAACTGCATCGTGTTGCCCTCTGCAAAGCGGCGTAAGAAATCTTTTTTCGTCGAGCCATTTGCATATAATCCCAATTCCATCGGTAAGAGACGTTCTATTTCACTCCCAATAGTTACACCACGTCTCTCGATCGCCTCTACATAATTTGTCTTCTGCTTTTGACGCGCTACTTCTTGAAAACGACCAGCCCACTCTGCAATTTCTTGCATTTTCGGATCCATCGCGACTTGGTCTGCCACTGCAAGTTGTTCACGCAACGGCACTTTCTTTAACTCTGCGTCTCCTTTACCTGCACTGCTCCCACCCATCAGGGAAATTAGGCTGTCTTTTACTTTAATCGACTCTTCTACCGCTTCATCAATCGCTTGCAGAAATCGTTCGCCATTCGTTTCAAGTGTAAATTCGAGTTGATCATTTAACTGATCCGTAGCATCCGCTAGTTCTTGTATGGGGCCATTTTCTATTACGTCCTGTGGTTCATCTAAATGGTCAACTGGCACGTCATCTTGTAGCGCGTCTACGTCTTCCATTTTCTTCAGTAAGTCATCATCCATAGCTTTTGCTTCCGCTAGCCATAGATTGATTTTCTCAACTAATTTAACAGTGCAGACAGTTGCCGCCAGATCATCCAGTCGAGTAAAGTTTCTATATTCTTCAAAACGTTCATCTTTCATCAGCTTTTCTATAATCGTTTTGTTCGGTTTCAGTGCTGGATCTATTCGCTCTAGCACAATTCTTGGCTTCATTTTATATAGCGACGCCCAAACGTCACCAAGCAATGCTTCAGTAGTTGGCAATTGTCCTTCTTCCCTGACCTTTTGCAAACCGTCTGACATCTCAAACAATTCTTTAAAGCGCCTTTTATCAAATGCATCTGTATTCAGTACGGAGCGATGATCCCGAATAATTTTACTTCTTTTCATAGAATATCACTCCTTTTACATTCTGAAGAAGACTCCATGTTGCTCACCATTTCCATCCGTCTTTTCATTTGTTTCGCCATAGTAAGCCGCATCCATACGACTACTTTCTACTTCTTTTTTCAAGGAATTAATTTGTTCTTGTAAGTGGTCTACTTCAGCCGCACGGCTTCTATTTTTTTCTTTTAACTCATCTAACTCTGTTGATAAGGCAGAAATTTTCTGCACTGCTTCCATACCTGCTTCAGTTGACTGATCACGTACCGCGGAATCATAGATTTCATTCGCTTCGTTTTCAATGGCCGAAAGCCGTTGTGCTATACCATCTTGTGAATGTTTACGAACAATGTTGCAAACAGTCTCTTTTTGATCCAAAGTCTCCCAGAGTGCATTCTCAAGAATCACCAGATCATCCGTCTGTACAGACTCTCTTTGATGGATCAAGGCTCTCGCTTGTAAAATACCCAAAGATTGTTTGAATCGACGATCGGACGGCTGAATTCCTTCGTCTTGAAGTTCTCTTCGGATTGTAGATAATGTCTCATATACTTCATCAGGAATATGCACTCCGCTGGTCATCTGTTGAAGTTGCACTAAGTCATCCAGATGCATCGTCGGAATGTCGACATGTTCACCTTCATCTTTCATCATCGATACAAAGTTTGATTCATCCGCAATGAAATTAATTTCGAAACGTAACAGGAAGCGGTCAAATAATGCTTCGAGCCCTTCTCCTTCTTCAGGATATTCGTTAGACGCACCAATTACCGACATTAATGGGGCTTCAATAGGTTGTCCATCATTATAAAATAGTCTTTCGTTAATTAAAGTCAATAAACTGTTTAATATTGCAGAGTTTGCTTTGAAAATTTCATCCAAAAACACCAAATGTGCTTCCGGCATTTTCGTAGCAGTATTGCGCTTATATACGCCTTCTTCTAAATCTTTTAACGACAATGGTCCGAATACTTCTTCTGGGGTACTGAATCTTGTCAATAACCATTGAAAATAAGACGTACCATTGACGATCTTTGCCAACTCCACTGATAATGCTGATTTCGCTGTCCCCGCTGGCCCAATCATCAACATATGCTGTTTAGAAAGGAGAGCTACTAAAATTCCTTCTACTTCGTTTTCACGTTCAAAAAACTTTGCGTTTAATGCCTTTTTTATTTCATGTAACTTCTTTATATTCGTATCCATATAGACATCTCCTCAAATCATAATAGCGAATTATCGTTCTCTTTATGTAACAGTGTGACTGTAATATGAAGATTTTAACCGCTCATGCCGTAATTCTTTCATCACTCATGTACGAATCCACCTTGTATTCTTGTCTAACGTTATATACATAGTTAGAGCTTTGGATTTAGTAATCATGTATCGTAACCTGTCTACTTCTCTTACCCCTTTTAATCTTGATTAACTCCTCACACAAGTACTTTCTGAATGCAAGATGTCGATTGAAAGTAAAAGTACTCATGTTGTCATAATAAGTCATGAAGAAAAAATGATGTCGTCACACCTGCTTCTAAAGTAAAACTCAAAATAAACTTAGAAAAGTAAAACGATAACTACAGGTTCGAAGTAGAAATGATTCGCGTATCTCGATAAGTTAAATACCGTGATAACAAAAGAGGTTGAGGCAGAACAGAAAAAACGTAAAGGGAATGTCCTTTACGCTTTATTTCTGTTCTTATCAGTAAATATTTTTATATATTTTTTTAGAGTAACAGAGTGTACCGAAACGGAGAAAGGCCGACTCCTGAGGGATCAGCGTGCGTCTTGAGACCTTGGACAGGTGCCTTAATTTCTGCAAAGTACACAGAAATACGGCCAAGCGAACCCTACGTTGTTCGCTTGGCTCAAGCCACGCATGAAGATAGTTTACAGCCGTATTCCGATCAACTAAAACAGTTATTCGACCAAGTGACAGGAGGTCATCTGTTGATTTCACATAGAATCGCTTCTCTGTTTCTTCTTTTGTCTCCAAACACATGAAACACCTCTATTTAGTCAGCTTCCGACGGTAATCGCATTCCCTCGATTTTGTAAAGTAGATACTATACTCAATGCCGCCAGATAGCTTGTTTTAGGGTTATTTGGCATGGGTTCATTTTCAATTACTAAATTCATGTTACCGAAATCACCTTTTGCTTCAATAGTATGTGTGTTTTGTTGAACTTTCGGGTCCGCTATAACGCGTACTGCCGTCTTATCCGCGCCAAGTCCTGCAATCGATAATAATAATGCCACATTGACGTTTTTAGGAAACTTTTCAATAGCATCTATTGCTGCACCATCAAAAATGCATTCTTCTACATATTTCACATCCAGTCCCAGTGATTGGTAGGACTTCCTAGTTGTAATCCGTACTTCTTTTAATCCACCCAATGAGTTGGCTGATTGTAGAAGATCCAGTCCACCAATCGCCCCTGAAGGTAGATAAATATGTTGCTGATTCTGCCGTGCGACTTCTTTCATTTCATTCAAAAACCCGACATCTTTAAGTGCCCCGATACTACTCAATATCAAGTCTTTCTTATTGTCCAGCACTTCTTCCATATGCTCCATCGCCACTCCCACCGTTGCAGCTTCCACGACTACATCGACAGGTGATTGAATGAACTCCTGAAAGTTTGTATAGAACTTTGCGCTATACTGTGATTCTAGCCTAGGTCCTACTTTTTGATTACGTCCGAATATCGAGACAATTTCAGCGTCTACTTTGCCATTCCTATTGATACTTTCTAATAGATACTGCGCAATATTGCCAGTTCCAATTATGCCGATTTTCATTTTACAACACCTCTTTCATCAGTATATATACTATTCCAAGAAATAGCTGACTTTCTATTACCATACCCTTCCCATACATAAACGACACAAGGACGGAATAAGATGATACGGATTTAGATAGATAAACTAGGGGGTATGTAGGGATGGCTAGTTATACAGATAATTACGAACGAGATACGTACGGTCTTATCGATTTTTGGGTGCGTAATAACTTCGAACATGGAGAGTTTTTCGATCGAGAAATCAGTCACCACGAGCTGGAATTAGCACGCGCCAATCAAGAAATGATTGACCGCATGGGAAAAATCTTTAAAAAGACTGAATCCAAAACTGGCGATATCGGATTAATTATCGATGAGGCAAAAAGCTCTACAAAAGAATTCGCTGATCTACTAATTCACACGATGGATCGCGCATTGCATTGCGACGTTATTATTTCAACTCCTACTTCCCTTCTGGATCACATGATTCGAGAAGCTGAAGAAGCAGAGCGTGTGTTCAAATTAATTGAAACGAACTCTTACATTACGC
This window of the Sporosarcina ureae genome carries:
- a CDS encoding YqhG family protein → MHSTEIHTYLHKFFTENDCEILHGNEHYLTVQLTIDMDKRIMNRPFYWRYIESVNEVPNPAQLTLITDMQQLQNGMKGEVIHLGSPRLHQLFQVTKEMGQYVKMYERTEEGTSDQLILTPWIGVNYKVSFTSHQTKEILYSVGMNLMTGAVIKEFHETVSMRDLSDQSSEQVFHLPYIITPIRALDRLDAVISQIIEDEDLTWVEEAEKRWRKDQAVLDYFYEGQEPKPECYEMEKQAMEERFKPRITVEVVSGGLFYLK
- a CDS encoding VWA domain-containing protein, whose product is MKRSKIIRDHRSVLNTDAFDKRRFKELFEMSDGLQKVREEGQLPTTEALLGDVWASLYKMKPRIVLERIDPALKPNKTIIEKLMKDERFEEYRNFTRLDDLAATVCTVKLVEKINLWLAEAKAMDDDLLKKMEDVDALQDDVPVDHLDEPQDVIENGPIQELADATDQLNDQLEFTLETNGERFLQAIDEAVEESIKVKDSLISLMGGSSAGKGDAELKKVPLREQLAVADQVAMDPKMQEIAEWAGRFQEVARQKQKTNYVEAIERRGVTIGSEIERLLPMELGLYANGSTKKDFLRRFAEGNTMQFEQKKRENLGKGPIIFCLDQSGSMKLLDNQSKGFILALLSIAKKQRRDLCVLLFSTIIQKEVFTKGNITSNELARLARTYLGGGTDFTLSLQGALEVLEDSTFKHADIIFVSDGEDEISDSFLTEFNEKKKQKEFNVLTLALGKDTTIAESFSDRVLHITDFADNGSFIAFEI
- a CDS encoding DEAD/DEAH box helicase produces the protein MLIERSSSWKEGFIQRLENHEPWNNSVLYNLSYAITKNNLITDFTGLQSLAYLPNVKPLPHQIEAAERVIEQMNGKAILADEVGLGKTIEAGLIIKEYLLRGLVKKVLILVPASLVNQWVEELYTKFHIPALLYKKNYELDYVDVVVMSMDTAKRSPHKEKIVAQDYDLIIVDEAHKLKNHKTISYEFVQSLKKKFCLLLTATPIQNDTFELFYLVTLLKQGHLGNYDEFSSVFSAKNRDEERDSYLKELVSQVMVRNRRQDTGVEWSTRKVHTVPITFTNYERQAYTAISNLKQISPVFSGAFSTMTLQREMCSSPEATIGTLRKLLPECKQVDEITHVEEVIRQLEKLSIHSKAKKATELIKQANEKVIIFTEYRMTQLYLSDYLYENGISNVIFNGKLSKSSREWIKHLFKQQAQVLIATESGAEGINLQFCHHVINYDLPWNPMKLEQRIGRVHRLGQEHDVQIYNLAVKETIDDHVMNVLQGKIETFEQVVGELDDILEMKERSM
- a CDS encoding ABC transporter permease; the protein is MTLNQLIFRNIKKNIKHYYVYIFALVFSVGLYFSFVTLQFDPALDDATGGVKGAAAIKTGSVFLIVIVSVFLLYANNLFIKRRSKEIGLFQLIGMTKGTVFRILSVENFVLYIGSLVIGILLGFSMSRLLMLILFKVTGVTDIATLRFSSEALVRTLIVFAAIFVLILIMNALFIKRQSILSLFRVTTVTQQRVKKMTIFQAVVGVFGILLIVFGYYLSSRLFSSVFLGDQLFLVMIIILASVVMGTYLFYKGSVSFIFNLIRKRKGGYLNVNDVLSLSSIMFRMKSNSFLLMIITSLSALSIALLSLSYISYYSVEKSVERTIPADFTIPDTTRAMEFTQALESESIAYTETAIDLLTTPVDLSRVLSIPGGDSQDVSYTETEMIVISDEGLSEIDVAEKEVLFVNSDSLTQNFMKFQANQQVVFRGTEHIYDLTLKGTEKVAVLPTRVTYAFVVAVVDVQVFRKMNEDKDPSITSEFTKYHGVDIENEDDLEKANDIFNVLGINDWAGHESKFEERTKQMQGAGMMMFIVGFLGLAFLVTSGCILYFKQMDESEDEKSNYTILRKLGYTQTDLLKGVQRKQLFNFGIPLVVGLFHSYFAVKSGWFLFGTEMLAPTIIVMFIYTALYSIFGLLSVLNYKRVIKDSL
- a CDS encoding ABC transporter ATP-binding protein; translation: MVILQATKIYKTYGNKFNKQEVLRALDLEVQKGEFVSIMGASGSGKTTLLNVLSSIDRVSQGTISIEGQNLNDMKEKQMAEFRKRHLGFIFQDYNLLDTLTVKENILLPLSVQKVSRKLANEKFLAVAEELGISEIATKYPNEISGGQKQRTSAARAFIHDPSIIFADEPTGALDSKAASDLLNKLSDLNMKRNASIVMVTHDPLAASFSERVVFIKDGQIYTQLNKGDQTRNEFFNDIIKTQGVLGGVQHDA
- the nadX gene encoding aspartate dehydrogenase is translated as MKIGIIGTGNIAQYLLESINRNGKVDAEIVSIFGRNQKVGPRLESQYSAKFYTNFQEFIQSPVDVVVEAATVGVAMEHMEEVLDNKKDLILSSIGALKDVGFLNEMKEVARQNQQHIYLPSGAIGGLDLLQSANSLGGLKEVRITTRKSYQSLGLDVKYVEECIFDGAAIDAIEKFPKNVNVALLLSIAGLGADKTAVRVIADPKVQQNTHTIEAKGDFGNMNLVIENEPMPNNPKTSYLAALSIVSTLQNRGNAITVGS
- a CDS encoding sensor histidine kinase; translation: MIRIFLKERVSWILFFLFLQLLVLAMGYLDTSVPFTSTVYIAFISVLSFVLFIVARYGKETKYYKHIHSVEPSFDLTTIPEANSPFETITHEKISEQIQVYKNQLDKLQTDLEQEKDDILNWIHEVKTPLTTLQLMIERTEDPALRSQLMYEWLRIHLLLDQQLHQKRIPFIQNDLYIEKVDVQKLLFQEIKSLKQWCMQKRIGFDVSLETIDVLTDAKWLGFISRQLLTNAVKYSEDSDIRIRCTSQNGITTLSIEDFGQGIAPRDVSRIFDKGFTGTANHQNHAATGMGLYLAKQVAESLLITIKVESTVGKGTRFSLIFAKENEMIRIARM
- a CDS encoding response regulator transcription factor; amino-acid sequence: MFTIMLIEDDQTLFEEIKERLTQWSYSVEGIRDFGNVLQEFTEIKPDLVIIDIQLPKFDGFHWCRMIRTHSNVPIIFLSSRDHPTDIVMSMQLGADDFVQKPFHFDVLIAKIQAILRRVYNYSIDQTLEVKTWCDAAVDFVKGTLTNENGTIELTKNEIYILKILIKRKNEIVSREEIITSLWDDERFVSDNTLTVNVNRLRKRIAEIGLVDVIETKVGQGYMAKEKQL
- a CDS encoding AAA family ATPase, with the protein product MDTNIKKLHEIKKALNAKFFERENEVEGILVALLSKQHMLMIGPAGTAKSALSVELAKIVNGTSYFQWLLTRFSTPEEVFGPLSLKDLEEGVYKRNTATKMPEAHLVFLDEIFKANSAILNSLLTLINERLFYNDGQPIEAPLMSVIGASNEYPEEGEGLEALFDRFLLRFEINFIADESNFVSMMKDEGEHVDIPTMHLDDLVQLQQMTSGVHIPDEVYETLSTIRRELQDEGIQPSDRRFKQSLGILQARALIHQRESVQTDDLVILENALWETLDQKETVCNIVRKHSQDGIAQRLSAIENEANEIYDSAVRDQSTEAGMEAVQKISALSTELDELKEKNRSRAAEVDHLQEQINSLKKEVESSRMDAAYYGETNEKTDGNGEQHGVFFRM